A genomic segment from Synchiropus splendidus isolate RoL2022-P1 chromosome 18, RoL_Sspl_1.0, whole genome shotgun sequence encodes:
- the grm6a gene encoding glutamate receptor, metabotropic 6a isoform X2 encodes MELPHNLRSSAPFSLLLFCVWVGGQTLQVRASHQHLHPHSIKIQGDITLGGLFPIHARGPHGLPCGELKKEKGIHRLEAMLYALDQINRDPYLLPNITLGARILDTCSRDTYALEQSLTFVQALIQKDTSDIRCSNGEPPLIRKPERVVGVVGASASSVSIMVANILRLFEIPQVSYASTAPELSDNNRYDFFSRVVPPDSYQAQAMLDIVMAMGWNYVSTLASEGNYGESGVDAFVQVSREAGVCIAQSVKIPREATVEEFDKIVKRLLETSNARGVIMFANEDDIRRVLEAAKRANLTGHFLFVGSDSWGAKSSPITELEDVAEGAVTILPKRASIDGFDQYFLSRSLENNRRNIWFAEFWEDDFRCKLTRPGIKPDPSKKKCTGAERIGLDSTYEQEGKVQFVIDAVYAVAHALHNMHLDLCPGSTGVCSSMDPVEGRLLLAYIRAVHFNGSAGTSVLFNENGDAPGRYDIFQFQLTNHSHPGYHVIGQWTNNLRLNLEEMQWSGGERSVPESVCSFPCRPGERKKMVKGVPCCWHCELCDGYQYQLDEFTCEMCPTDMRPVPNRTACRPTPIIKLEWNSPWALVPVSLATLGIIATSIIMFTFIRFNDTPIVRASGRELSYVLLTGIFLVYLITFLMIAEPSVLVCALRRLLLGLGMAITYSAMLTKTNRIYRIFEQGKRSVTPPKFISPSSQLAITFILISVQVRSLWVLAPWVWAVTCVCVCQVLGVCVWFGVMPPHTNIDYEELRPPNPDHARGILKCDMSDLSIIGCLSYSIVLMVTCTVYAVKSRGVPETFNEAKPIGFTMYTTCIVWLAFVPIFFGTAQSTEKLFIQTATLTVSMSLSASVSLGMLYVPKVYVIVFHPEQNVQKRRRSFKAVVMAARDSHKSQNGETKMEPDRCQ; translated from the exons ATGGAGTTGCCGCATAACCTCCGCTCCTCCGCTCCGTTCAGCCTGCTCCTCTTCTGCGTGTGGGTCGGGGGACAGACGCTCCAGGTGAGAGCCTCCCACCAGCACTTGCACCCCCACTCTATCAAGATCCAGGGGGACATCACCCTCGGGGGCCTGTTCCCCATCCATGCCCGCGGCCCTCATGGGCTGCCCTGCGGTgagctgaagaaggagaagggcATCCATCGGTTGGAGGCCATGTTGTATGCGCTGGACCAGATCAACCGGGACCCGTACCTGCTGCCCAACATCACGCTGGGGGCCCGGATACTGGACACGTGTTCCAGGGACACCTATGCCCTGGAGCAGTCGCTCACCTTTGTCCAGGCTCTGATCCAGAAAGACACTTCTGACATCCGCTGCTCCAACGGGGAACCGCCGCTGATCCGCAAACCAGAGCGTGTGGTGGGCGTGGTCGGGGCGTCCGCGAGTTCCGTGTCCATCATGGTCGCCAACATCCTCAGACTgtttgag ATCCCTCAGGTCAGCTACGCCTCCACGGCGCCAGAGCTGAGTGACAACAACCGCTACgacttcttctccagggtggtcCCCCCGGACTCCTACCAGGCTCAGGCCATGCTGGACATCGTCATGGCGATGGGCTGGAACTACGTGTCCACCCTGGCGTCAGAGGGGAACTACGGCGAGAGCGGCGTGGACGCCTTCGTGCAGGTGTCCAGGGAGGCAG GCGTGTGCATCGCTCAGAGCGTCAAGATCCCGCGGGAAGCCACCGTGGAGGAATTTGACAAGATCGTGAAACGACTGCTGGAGACGAGCAACGCCCGCGGCGTCATCATGTTCGCCAACGAGGACGACATCAGGCGGGTGCTGGAGGCAGCGAAGCGGGCCAACTTGAccggccacttcctgtttgtagGGTCGGACAGTTGGGGCGCCAAAAGTTCCCCCATCACCGAGCTGGAGGACGTGGCCGAGGGTGCGGTCACCATCCTGCCCAAGCGAGCGTCCATAGATG GCTTCGACCAGTACTTCCTTTCTCGCTCCCTGGAGAACAACCGCAGGAACATCTGGTTCGCCGAGTTCTGGGAGGACGACTTCCGCTGCAAACTGACTCGCCCCGGAATCAAACCCGACCCCAGCAAGAAGAAGTGCACAG GCGCCGAGAGGATCGGTCTGGATTCCACCTACGAGCAGGAGGGGAAGGTCCAGTTTGTGATCGATGCCGTGTACGCTGTGGCTCACGCGCTCCACAACATGCACCTGGACCTGTGTCCCGGCAGCACCGGGGTCTGCAGCAGCATGGACCCGGTGGAGGGCCGCCTGCTGCTGGCGTACATTCGGGCGGTGCACTTCAACG GAAGTGCCGGCACCAGCGTCTTGTTCAACGAAAACGGTGACGCTCCCGGCCGCTACGACATCTTCCAGTTCCAGCTGACCAATCACAGTCACCCGGGCTATCATGTGATCGGCCAGTGGACCAATAACCTGCGACTGAAC ctggaggagatgcagTGGTCCGGTGGCGAGCGGTCCGTGCCGGAGTCAGTCTGCAGTTTCCCATGTCGACCCGGAGAACGGAAGAAGATGGTGAAGGGCGTCCCCTGCTGCTGGCACTGCGAG CTGTGCGATGGGTACCAGTACCAGCTGGATGAGTTCACCTGCGAGATGTGCCCCACGGACATGAGACCGGTTCCCAACAGGACCGCCTGTCGCCCCACGCCCATCATCAAGCTGGAGTGGAACTCCCCCTGGGCCCTGGTTCCGGTCTCGCTGGCCACGCTGGGCATCATTGCGACCAGCATCATCATGTTCACCTTCATCCGCTTCAACGACACGCCCATCGTCCGTGCATCAGGCCGGGAGCTCAGCTACGTCCTGCTGACAG GGATTTTCCTGGTCTACCTCATCACCTTCCTGATGATCGCGGAGCCGAGTGTGCTAGTGTGTGCGCtgcggcgcctcctgctgggccTCGGCATGGCCATCACCTACTCAGCCATGTTGACCAAAACCAACCGGATCTACCGGATCTTCGAGCAGGGCAAGAGATCTGTGACCCCGCCCAAATTCATAAGcccctcctcccagctggccatcACCTTCATCCTGATCTCAGTCCAGGTGAGGAGCCTCTGGGTCCTGGCTCCTTGGGTTTGGGCggtcacatgtgtgtgtgtgtgtcaggtccTGGGGGTGTGCGTGTGGTTCGGTGTCATGCCGCCCCACACCAACATCGACTACGAGGAGCTCCGCCCACCCAACCCTGACCACGCCCGTGGAATCCTCAAGTGTGACATGTCAGACCTGTCCATCATCGGCTGCCTGAGCTACAGCATCGTCCTGATG GTCACCTGCACCGTGTACGCTGTGAAGAGCCGCGGCGTCCCAGAGACATTCAACGAAGCCAAGCCCATCGGCTTCACCATGTACACCACCTGCATCGTCTGGCTCGCCTTCGTGCCCATCTTCTTCGGGACCGCTCAGTCCACCGAAAAG CTCTTCATCCAGACGGCCACGTTGACCGTGTCCATGTCTCTGAGTGCGTCCGTGTCCCTCGGGATGCTCTACGTGCCCAAGGTCTACGTCATCGTCTTCCACCCCGAGCAGAACGTCCAGAAGAGGAGGCGGAGCTTCAAG GCCGTGGTCATGGCTGCCCGAGACTCTCACAAGTCCCAGAATGGAGAGACCAAGATGGAGCCCGACAGGTGTCAGTAA
- the grm6a gene encoding glutamate receptor, metabotropic 6a isoform X5 has product MELPHNLRSSAPFSLLLFCVWVGGQTLQVRASHQHLHPHSIKIQGDITLGGLFPIHARGPHGLPCGELKKEKGIHRLEAMLYALDQINRDPYLLPNITLGARILDTCSRDTYALEQSLTFVQALIQKDTSDIRCSNGEPPLIRKPERVVGVVGASASSVSIMVANILRLFEIPQVSYASTAPELSDNNRYDFFSRVVPPDSYQAQAMLDIVMAMGWNYVSTLASEGNYGESGVDAFVQVSREAGVCIAQSVKIPREATVEEFDKIVKRLLETSNARGVIMFANEDDIRRVLEAAKRANLTGHFLFVGSDSWGAKSSPITELEDVAEGAVTILPKRASIDGFDQYFLSRSLENNRRNIWFAEFWEDDFRCKLTRPGIKPDPSKKKCTGAERIGLDSTYEQEGKVQFVIDAVYAVAHALHNMHLDLCPGSTGVCSSMDPVEGRLLLAYIRAVHFNGSAGTSVLFNENGDAPGRYDIFQFQLTNHSHPGYHVIGQWTNNLRLNLEEMQWSGGERSVPESVCSFPCRPGERKKMVKGVPCCWHCELCDGYQYQLDEFTCEMCPTDMRPVPNRTACRPTPIIKLEWNSPWALVPVSLATLGIIATSIIMFTFIRFNDTPIVRASGRELSYVLLTGIFLVYLITFLMIAEPSVLVCALRRLLLGLGMAITYSAMLTKTNRIYRIFEQGKRSVTPPKFISPSSQLAITFILISVQVRSLWVLAPWVWAVTCVCVCQVLGVCVWFGVMPPHTNIDYEELRPPNPDHARGILKCDMSDLSIIGCLSYSIVLMVTCTVYAVKSRGVPETFNEAKPIGFTMYTTCIVWLAFVPIFFGTAQSTEKLFIQTATLTVSMSLSASVSLGMLYVPKVYVIVFHPEQNVQKRRRSFK; this is encoded by the exons ATGGAGTTGCCGCATAACCTCCGCTCCTCCGCTCCGTTCAGCCTGCTCCTCTTCTGCGTGTGGGTCGGGGGACAGACGCTCCAGGTGAGAGCCTCCCACCAGCACTTGCACCCCCACTCTATCAAGATCCAGGGGGACATCACCCTCGGGGGCCTGTTCCCCATCCATGCCCGCGGCCCTCATGGGCTGCCCTGCGGTgagctgaagaaggagaagggcATCCATCGGTTGGAGGCCATGTTGTATGCGCTGGACCAGATCAACCGGGACCCGTACCTGCTGCCCAACATCACGCTGGGGGCCCGGATACTGGACACGTGTTCCAGGGACACCTATGCCCTGGAGCAGTCGCTCACCTTTGTCCAGGCTCTGATCCAGAAAGACACTTCTGACATCCGCTGCTCCAACGGGGAACCGCCGCTGATCCGCAAACCAGAGCGTGTGGTGGGCGTGGTCGGGGCGTCCGCGAGTTCCGTGTCCATCATGGTCGCCAACATCCTCAGACTgtttgag ATCCCTCAGGTCAGCTACGCCTCCACGGCGCCAGAGCTGAGTGACAACAACCGCTACgacttcttctccagggtggtcCCCCCGGACTCCTACCAGGCTCAGGCCATGCTGGACATCGTCATGGCGATGGGCTGGAACTACGTGTCCACCCTGGCGTCAGAGGGGAACTACGGCGAGAGCGGCGTGGACGCCTTCGTGCAGGTGTCCAGGGAGGCAG GCGTGTGCATCGCTCAGAGCGTCAAGATCCCGCGGGAAGCCACCGTGGAGGAATTTGACAAGATCGTGAAACGACTGCTGGAGACGAGCAACGCCCGCGGCGTCATCATGTTCGCCAACGAGGACGACATCAGGCGGGTGCTGGAGGCAGCGAAGCGGGCCAACTTGAccggccacttcctgtttgtagGGTCGGACAGTTGGGGCGCCAAAAGTTCCCCCATCACCGAGCTGGAGGACGTGGCCGAGGGTGCGGTCACCATCCTGCCCAAGCGAGCGTCCATAGATG GCTTCGACCAGTACTTCCTTTCTCGCTCCCTGGAGAACAACCGCAGGAACATCTGGTTCGCCGAGTTCTGGGAGGACGACTTCCGCTGCAAACTGACTCGCCCCGGAATCAAACCCGACCCCAGCAAGAAGAAGTGCACAG GCGCCGAGAGGATCGGTCTGGATTCCACCTACGAGCAGGAGGGGAAGGTCCAGTTTGTGATCGATGCCGTGTACGCTGTGGCTCACGCGCTCCACAACATGCACCTGGACCTGTGTCCCGGCAGCACCGGGGTCTGCAGCAGCATGGACCCGGTGGAGGGCCGCCTGCTGCTGGCGTACATTCGGGCGGTGCACTTCAACG GAAGTGCCGGCACCAGCGTCTTGTTCAACGAAAACGGTGACGCTCCCGGCCGCTACGACATCTTCCAGTTCCAGCTGACCAATCACAGTCACCCGGGCTATCATGTGATCGGCCAGTGGACCAATAACCTGCGACTGAAC ctggaggagatgcagTGGTCCGGTGGCGAGCGGTCCGTGCCGGAGTCAGTCTGCAGTTTCCCATGTCGACCCGGAGAACGGAAGAAGATGGTGAAGGGCGTCCCCTGCTGCTGGCACTGCGAG CTGTGCGATGGGTACCAGTACCAGCTGGATGAGTTCACCTGCGAGATGTGCCCCACGGACATGAGACCGGTTCCCAACAGGACCGCCTGTCGCCCCACGCCCATCATCAAGCTGGAGTGGAACTCCCCCTGGGCCCTGGTTCCGGTCTCGCTGGCCACGCTGGGCATCATTGCGACCAGCATCATCATGTTCACCTTCATCCGCTTCAACGACACGCCCATCGTCCGTGCATCAGGCCGGGAGCTCAGCTACGTCCTGCTGACAG GGATTTTCCTGGTCTACCTCATCACCTTCCTGATGATCGCGGAGCCGAGTGTGCTAGTGTGTGCGCtgcggcgcctcctgctgggccTCGGCATGGCCATCACCTACTCAGCCATGTTGACCAAAACCAACCGGATCTACCGGATCTTCGAGCAGGGCAAGAGATCTGTGACCCCGCCCAAATTCATAAGcccctcctcccagctggccatcACCTTCATCCTGATCTCAGTCCAGGTGAGGAGCCTCTGGGTCCTGGCTCCTTGGGTTTGGGCggtcacatgtgtgtgtgtgtgtcaggtccTGGGGGTGTGCGTGTGGTTCGGTGTCATGCCGCCCCACACCAACATCGACTACGAGGAGCTCCGCCCACCCAACCCTGACCACGCCCGTGGAATCCTCAAGTGTGACATGTCAGACCTGTCCATCATCGGCTGCCTGAGCTACAGCATCGTCCTGATG GTCACCTGCACCGTGTACGCTGTGAAGAGCCGCGGCGTCCCAGAGACATTCAACGAAGCCAAGCCCATCGGCTTCACCATGTACACCACCTGCATCGTCTGGCTCGCCTTCGTGCCCATCTTCTTCGGGACCGCTCAGTCCACCGAAAAG CTCTTCATCCAGACGGCCACGTTGACCGTGTCCATGTCTCTGAGTGCGTCCGTGTCCCTCGGGATGCTCTACGTGCCCAAGGTCTACGTCATCGTCTTCCACCCCGAGCAGAACGTCCAGAAGAGGAGGCGGAGCTTCAAG TGA
- the grm6a gene encoding glutamate receptor, metabotropic 6a isoform X1, with the protein MELPHNLRSSAPFSLLLFCVWVGGQTLQVRASHQHLHPHSIKIQGDITLGGLFPIHARGPHGLPCGELKKEKGIHRLEAMLYALDQINRDPYLLPNITLGARILDTCSRDTYALEQSLTFVQALIQKDTSDIRCSNGEPPLIRKPERVVGVVGASASSVSIMVANILRLFEIPQVSYASTAPELSDNNRYDFFSRVVPPDSYQAQAMLDIVMAMGWNYVSTLASEGNYGESGVDAFVQVSREAGVCIAQSVKIPREATVEEFDKIVKRLLETSNARGVIMFANEDDIRRVLEAAKRANLTGHFLFVGSDSWGAKSSPITELEDVAEGAVTILPKRASIDGFDQYFLSRSLENNRRNIWFAEFWEDDFRCKLTRPGIKPDPSKKKCTGAERIGLDSTYEQEGKVQFVIDAVYAVAHALHNMHLDLCPGSTGVCSSMDPVEGRLLLAYIRAVHFNGSAGTSVLFNENGDAPGRYDIFQFQLTNHSHPGYHVIGQWTNNLRLNLEEMQWSGGERSVPESVCSFPCRPGERKKMVKGVPCCWHCELCDGYQYQLDEFTCEMCPTDMRPVPNRTACRPTPIIKLEWNSPWALVPVSLATLGIIATSIIMFTFIRFNDTPIVRASGRELSYVLLTGIFLVYLITFLMIAEPSVLVCALRRLLLGLGMAITYSAMLTKTNRIYRIFEQGKRSVTPPKFISPSSQLAITFILISVQVRSLWVLAPWVWAVTCVCVCQVLGVCVWFGVMPPHTNIDYEELRPPNPDHARGILKCDMSDLSIIGCLSYSIVLMVTCTVYAVKSRGVPETFNEAKPIGFTMYTTCIVWLAFVPIFFGTAQSTEKLFIQTATLTVSMSLSASVSLGMLYVPKVYVIVFHPEQNVQKRRRSFKGVADQSLCRTRGQTQTPTSQNIMTTSQMKVRQNACGHHGPLSV; encoded by the exons ATGGAGTTGCCGCATAACCTCCGCTCCTCCGCTCCGTTCAGCCTGCTCCTCTTCTGCGTGTGGGTCGGGGGACAGACGCTCCAGGTGAGAGCCTCCCACCAGCACTTGCACCCCCACTCTATCAAGATCCAGGGGGACATCACCCTCGGGGGCCTGTTCCCCATCCATGCCCGCGGCCCTCATGGGCTGCCCTGCGGTgagctgaagaaggagaagggcATCCATCGGTTGGAGGCCATGTTGTATGCGCTGGACCAGATCAACCGGGACCCGTACCTGCTGCCCAACATCACGCTGGGGGCCCGGATACTGGACACGTGTTCCAGGGACACCTATGCCCTGGAGCAGTCGCTCACCTTTGTCCAGGCTCTGATCCAGAAAGACACTTCTGACATCCGCTGCTCCAACGGGGAACCGCCGCTGATCCGCAAACCAGAGCGTGTGGTGGGCGTGGTCGGGGCGTCCGCGAGTTCCGTGTCCATCATGGTCGCCAACATCCTCAGACTgtttgag ATCCCTCAGGTCAGCTACGCCTCCACGGCGCCAGAGCTGAGTGACAACAACCGCTACgacttcttctccagggtggtcCCCCCGGACTCCTACCAGGCTCAGGCCATGCTGGACATCGTCATGGCGATGGGCTGGAACTACGTGTCCACCCTGGCGTCAGAGGGGAACTACGGCGAGAGCGGCGTGGACGCCTTCGTGCAGGTGTCCAGGGAGGCAG GCGTGTGCATCGCTCAGAGCGTCAAGATCCCGCGGGAAGCCACCGTGGAGGAATTTGACAAGATCGTGAAACGACTGCTGGAGACGAGCAACGCCCGCGGCGTCATCATGTTCGCCAACGAGGACGACATCAGGCGGGTGCTGGAGGCAGCGAAGCGGGCCAACTTGAccggccacttcctgtttgtagGGTCGGACAGTTGGGGCGCCAAAAGTTCCCCCATCACCGAGCTGGAGGACGTGGCCGAGGGTGCGGTCACCATCCTGCCCAAGCGAGCGTCCATAGATG GCTTCGACCAGTACTTCCTTTCTCGCTCCCTGGAGAACAACCGCAGGAACATCTGGTTCGCCGAGTTCTGGGAGGACGACTTCCGCTGCAAACTGACTCGCCCCGGAATCAAACCCGACCCCAGCAAGAAGAAGTGCACAG GCGCCGAGAGGATCGGTCTGGATTCCACCTACGAGCAGGAGGGGAAGGTCCAGTTTGTGATCGATGCCGTGTACGCTGTGGCTCACGCGCTCCACAACATGCACCTGGACCTGTGTCCCGGCAGCACCGGGGTCTGCAGCAGCATGGACCCGGTGGAGGGCCGCCTGCTGCTGGCGTACATTCGGGCGGTGCACTTCAACG GAAGTGCCGGCACCAGCGTCTTGTTCAACGAAAACGGTGACGCTCCCGGCCGCTACGACATCTTCCAGTTCCAGCTGACCAATCACAGTCACCCGGGCTATCATGTGATCGGCCAGTGGACCAATAACCTGCGACTGAAC ctggaggagatgcagTGGTCCGGTGGCGAGCGGTCCGTGCCGGAGTCAGTCTGCAGTTTCCCATGTCGACCCGGAGAACGGAAGAAGATGGTGAAGGGCGTCCCCTGCTGCTGGCACTGCGAG CTGTGCGATGGGTACCAGTACCAGCTGGATGAGTTCACCTGCGAGATGTGCCCCACGGACATGAGACCGGTTCCCAACAGGACCGCCTGTCGCCCCACGCCCATCATCAAGCTGGAGTGGAACTCCCCCTGGGCCCTGGTTCCGGTCTCGCTGGCCACGCTGGGCATCATTGCGACCAGCATCATCATGTTCACCTTCATCCGCTTCAACGACACGCCCATCGTCCGTGCATCAGGCCGGGAGCTCAGCTACGTCCTGCTGACAG GGATTTTCCTGGTCTACCTCATCACCTTCCTGATGATCGCGGAGCCGAGTGTGCTAGTGTGTGCGCtgcggcgcctcctgctgggccTCGGCATGGCCATCACCTACTCAGCCATGTTGACCAAAACCAACCGGATCTACCGGATCTTCGAGCAGGGCAAGAGATCTGTGACCCCGCCCAAATTCATAAGcccctcctcccagctggccatcACCTTCATCCTGATCTCAGTCCAGGTGAGGAGCCTCTGGGTCCTGGCTCCTTGGGTTTGGGCggtcacatgtgtgtgtgtgtgtcaggtccTGGGGGTGTGCGTGTGGTTCGGTGTCATGCCGCCCCACACCAACATCGACTACGAGGAGCTCCGCCCACCCAACCCTGACCACGCCCGTGGAATCCTCAAGTGTGACATGTCAGACCTGTCCATCATCGGCTGCCTGAGCTACAGCATCGTCCTGATG GTCACCTGCACCGTGTACGCTGTGAAGAGCCGCGGCGTCCCAGAGACATTCAACGAAGCCAAGCCCATCGGCTTCACCATGTACACCACCTGCATCGTCTGGCTCGCCTTCGTGCCCATCTTCTTCGGGACCGCTCAGTCCACCGAAAAG CTCTTCATCCAGACGGCCACGTTGACCGTGTCCATGTCTCTGAGTGCGTCCGTGTCCCTCGGGATGCTCTACGTGCCCAAGGTCTACGTCATCGTCTTCCACCCCGAGCAGAACGTCCAGAAGAGGAGGCGGAGCTTCAAG gGGGTTGCTGACCAATCACTGTGCAGAACCAGAGGACAGACGCAAACACCAaccagccaaaacattatgaccaccagccaAATGAAGGTCCGGCAAAACGCATGTGGCCATCACGGCCCGTTGTCGGTTTAA
- the grm6a gene encoding glutamate receptor, metabotropic 6a isoform X3: MELPHNLRSSAPFSLLLFCVWVGGQTLQVRASHQHLHPHSIKIQGDITLGGLFPIHARGPHGLPCGELKKEKGIHRLEAMLYALDQINRDPYLLPNITLGARILDTCSRDTYALEQSLTFVQALIQKDTSDIRCSNGEPPLIRKPERVVGVVGASASSVSIMVANILRLFEIPQVSYASTAPELSDNNRYDFFSRVVPPDSYQAQAMLDIVMAMGWNYVSTLASEGNYGESGVDAFVQVSREAGVCIAQSVKIPREATVEEFDKIVKRLLETSNARGVIMFANEDDIRRVLEAAKRANLTGHFLFVGSDSWGAKSSPITELEDVAEGAVTILPKRASIDGFDQYFLSRSLENNRRNIWFAEFWEDDFRCKLTRPGIKPDPSKKKCTGAERIGLDSTYEQEGKVQFVIDAVYAVAHALHNMHLDLCPGSTGVCSSMDPVEGRLLLAYIRAVHFNGSAGTSVLFNENGDAPGRYDIFQFQLTNHSHPGYHVIGQWTNNLRLNLEEMQWSGGERSVPESVCSFPCRPGERKKMVKGVPCCWHCELCDGYQYQLDEFTCEMCPTDMRPVPNRTACRPTPIIKLEWNSPWALVPVSLATLGIIATSIIMFTFIRFNDTPIVRASGRELSYVLLTGIFLVYLITFLMIAEPSVLVCALRRLLLGLGMAITYSAMLTKTNRIYRIFEQGKRSVTPPKFISPSSQLAITFILISVQVLGVCVWFGVMPPHTNIDYEELRPPNPDHARGILKCDMSDLSIIGCLSYSIVLMVTCTVYAVKSRGVPETFNEAKPIGFTMYTTCIVWLAFVPIFFGTAQSTEKLFIQTATLTVSMSLSASVSLGMLYVPKVYVIVFHPEQNVQKRRRSFKGVADQSLCRTRGQTQTPTSQNIMTTSQMKVRQNACGHHGPLSV; the protein is encoded by the exons ATGGAGTTGCCGCATAACCTCCGCTCCTCCGCTCCGTTCAGCCTGCTCCTCTTCTGCGTGTGGGTCGGGGGACAGACGCTCCAGGTGAGAGCCTCCCACCAGCACTTGCACCCCCACTCTATCAAGATCCAGGGGGACATCACCCTCGGGGGCCTGTTCCCCATCCATGCCCGCGGCCCTCATGGGCTGCCCTGCGGTgagctgaagaaggagaagggcATCCATCGGTTGGAGGCCATGTTGTATGCGCTGGACCAGATCAACCGGGACCCGTACCTGCTGCCCAACATCACGCTGGGGGCCCGGATACTGGACACGTGTTCCAGGGACACCTATGCCCTGGAGCAGTCGCTCACCTTTGTCCAGGCTCTGATCCAGAAAGACACTTCTGACATCCGCTGCTCCAACGGGGAACCGCCGCTGATCCGCAAACCAGAGCGTGTGGTGGGCGTGGTCGGGGCGTCCGCGAGTTCCGTGTCCATCATGGTCGCCAACATCCTCAGACTgtttgag ATCCCTCAGGTCAGCTACGCCTCCACGGCGCCAGAGCTGAGTGACAACAACCGCTACgacttcttctccagggtggtcCCCCCGGACTCCTACCAGGCTCAGGCCATGCTGGACATCGTCATGGCGATGGGCTGGAACTACGTGTCCACCCTGGCGTCAGAGGGGAACTACGGCGAGAGCGGCGTGGACGCCTTCGTGCAGGTGTCCAGGGAGGCAG GCGTGTGCATCGCTCAGAGCGTCAAGATCCCGCGGGAAGCCACCGTGGAGGAATTTGACAAGATCGTGAAACGACTGCTGGAGACGAGCAACGCCCGCGGCGTCATCATGTTCGCCAACGAGGACGACATCAGGCGGGTGCTGGAGGCAGCGAAGCGGGCCAACTTGAccggccacttcctgtttgtagGGTCGGACAGTTGGGGCGCCAAAAGTTCCCCCATCACCGAGCTGGAGGACGTGGCCGAGGGTGCGGTCACCATCCTGCCCAAGCGAGCGTCCATAGATG GCTTCGACCAGTACTTCCTTTCTCGCTCCCTGGAGAACAACCGCAGGAACATCTGGTTCGCCGAGTTCTGGGAGGACGACTTCCGCTGCAAACTGACTCGCCCCGGAATCAAACCCGACCCCAGCAAGAAGAAGTGCACAG GCGCCGAGAGGATCGGTCTGGATTCCACCTACGAGCAGGAGGGGAAGGTCCAGTTTGTGATCGATGCCGTGTACGCTGTGGCTCACGCGCTCCACAACATGCACCTGGACCTGTGTCCCGGCAGCACCGGGGTCTGCAGCAGCATGGACCCGGTGGAGGGCCGCCTGCTGCTGGCGTACATTCGGGCGGTGCACTTCAACG GAAGTGCCGGCACCAGCGTCTTGTTCAACGAAAACGGTGACGCTCCCGGCCGCTACGACATCTTCCAGTTCCAGCTGACCAATCACAGTCACCCGGGCTATCATGTGATCGGCCAGTGGACCAATAACCTGCGACTGAAC ctggaggagatgcagTGGTCCGGTGGCGAGCGGTCCGTGCCGGAGTCAGTCTGCAGTTTCCCATGTCGACCCGGAGAACGGAAGAAGATGGTGAAGGGCGTCCCCTGCTGCTGGCACTGCGAG CTGTGCGATGGGTACCAGTACCAGCTGGATGAGTTCACCTGCGAGATGTGCCCCACGGACATGAGACCGGTTCCCAACAGGACCGCCTGTCGCCCCACGCCCATCATCAAGCTGGAGTGGAACTCCCCCTGGGCCCTGGTTCCGGTCTCGCTGGCCACGCTGGGCATCATTGCGACCAGCATCATCATGTTCACCTTCATCCGCTTCAACGACACGCCCATCGTCCGTGCATCAGGCCGGGAGCTCAGCTACGTCCTGCTGACAG GGATTTTCCTGGTCTACCTCATCACCTTCCTGATGATCGCGGAGCCGAGTGTGCTAGTGTGTGCGCtgcggcgcctcctgctgggccTCGGCATGGCCATCACCTACTCAGCCATGTTGACCAAAACCAACCGGATCTACCGGATCTTCGAGCAGGGCAAGAGATCTGTGACCCCGCCCAAATTCATAAGcccctcctcccagctggccatcACCTTCATCCTGATCTCAGTCCAG gtccTGGGGGTGTGCGTGTGGTTCGGTGTCATGCCGCCCCACACCAACATCGACTACGAGGAGCTCCGCCCACCCAACCCTGACCACGCCCGTGGAATCCTCAAGTGTGACATGTCAGACCTGTCCATCATCGGCTGCCTGAGCTACAGCATCGTCCTGATG GTCACCTGCACCGTGTACGCTGTGAAGAGCCGCGGCGTCCCAGAGACATTCAACGAAGCCAAGCCCATCGGCTTCACCATGTACACCACCTGCATCGTCTGGCTCGCCTTCGTGCCCATCTTCTTCGGGACCGCTCAGTCCACCGAAAAG CTCTTCATCCAGACGGCCACGTTGACCGTGTCCATGTCTCTGAGTGCGTCCGTGTCCCTCGGGATGCTCTACGTGCCCAAGGTCTACGTCATCGTCTTCCACCCCGAGCAGAACGTCCAGAAGAGGAGGCGGAGCTTCAAG gGGGTTGCTGACCAATCACTGTGCAGAACCAGAGGACAGACGCAAACACCAaccagccaaaacattatgaccaccagccaAATGAAGGTCCGGCAAAACGCATGTGGCCATCACGGCCCGTTGTCGGTTTAA